One part of the Xiphophorus maculatus strain JP 163 A chromosome 1, X_maculatus-5.0-male, whole genome shotgun sequence genome encodes these proteins:
- the LOC102238379 gene encoding solute carrier family 17 member 9-like, protein MAENHAAGQIRDLKASLDLNIYGPEEQAGELENQNLWSRSLARKWTVMLFLGTCLLYCARMTTPVCAVSMAATFHWSKIDSGLVLGGFFWGYCFTQILGGHASDKVGGERVLFISAASWALITAGTPVLAHLGPHTLALMTVARILMGLLQGVFFPSLASLCSQRVVEAERGFLMSTMHSGSHLGTLLAGGMGSVMLDRYGWESMFYCTGVLAGLWAITVKYYLLKDDVTVKQMEKKSEIQSSLSRKRWLHLFKKPPVWAMVFAHMCTCSTSYTLLSWLPMFFKESFPHATPWVYNVVPWLTAIPSGLGAGFVSDFLIAKGYRVVSVRKIMQFGAMGLSSMFILPLSGSVSFTSAVVFISAAVGFTTFTAGGVSVNVQDLTPSCAGALYGFMNMMGALMGLVLVSFSGYLIEVTLSWSVIFALVALVNVTGLGVFLVFGDARHVDLQENDYLILD, encoded by the exons ATCCCTGGCTAGAAAATGGACGGTGATGCTGTTTCTGGGCACCTGCCTGCTGTACTGCGCTCGGATGACCACGCCGGTCTGTGCCGTCTCAATGGCCGCCACTTTCCACTGGAGCAAAATCGACTCGGGTCTCGTCCTGGGCGGCTTCTTCTGGGGATACTGTTTCACCCAGATCCTGGGAGGACATGCCAGCGACAA AGTGGGGGGAGAGCGCGTCCTGTTCATCTCTGCAGCCTCATGGGCTCTGATCACCGCTGGGACTCCGGTGCTGGCCCATTTGGGCCCCCACACCCTGGCTCTGATGACGGTGGCCAGAATCCTCATGGGTCTACTCCAGG GTGTGTTCTTCCCGTCTTTGGCCAGCCTGTGCTCCCAGCGCGTTGTGGAGGCTGAGCGAGGGTTCTTGATGAGCACCATGCACAGCGGCAGCCATCTTGG CACGTTGTTGGCGGGTGGAATGGGGTCAGTGATGCTGGACAGGTACGGCTGGGAAAGCATGTTCTACTGTACTGGTGTCCTGGCTGGACTCTGGGCCATCACAGTAAAGTATTACTTATTAAAAG ACGACGTTACAGTGaagcagatggaaaaaaagagcGAAATTCAATCAAGTTTGTCCAGAAAACGTTGGCTGCACCTTTTCAAAAAGCCTCCAGTTTG GGCCATGGTGTTCGCTCACATGTGCACCTGCAGCACGTCCTACACGCTGCTGTCATGGCTGCCGATGTTCTTCAAGGAATCGTTTCCTCACGCAACC CCTTGGGTGTATAATGTGGTTCCCTGGTTAACAGCGATCCCATCAGGTCTTGGTGCAGGATTTGTGTCGGATTTTCTCATCGCAAAAG gaTACAGAGTTGTATCTGTGAGAAAAATAATGCAA TTTGGTGCCATGGGTCTCTCCAGCATGTTTATTCTGCCTCTGTCCGGATCCGTCTCCTTCACGTCTGCTGTCGTCTTCATTTCTGCTGCCGTCGGTTTCACCACCTTCACCGCAGG TGGTGTGTCTGTGAATGTGCAGGATCTCACTCCATCATGCGCTGGAGCGCTCTATG GGTTTATGAACATGATGGGAGCCTTAATGG GTCTGGTTCTGGTGTCGTTCTCGGGTTACCTGATCGAGGTCACCTTGTCGTGGTCCGTCATCTTCGCCCTCGTCGCTTTGGTAAACGTCACCGGCCTCGGCGTCTTCCTCGTCTTCGGAGACGCTCGACATGTCGACCTGCAGGAGAACGACTATCTCATCCTGGATTAA